A window from Luteibacter flocculans encodes these proteins:
- a CDS encoding amino acid permease has protein sequence MLQQLLAKKAPQAEPDDAHGPALRRTLGPWGLTALGIGAVIGGGIFVITGVAAAEHAGPAIIVSFILAAICSTFTALCYAEFASMIPVSGSAYSYAYATLGEGAAWFIGWNLILEYGVSASAVAVSWTGYFVSLLDHIGIHIPPALTNAPVDWVDGHLVFTGALFNLPAVGITLALTWLCYVGIKESAGINMAMVLLKTALIIVVIVVGASHIDTANWHPFIPENQGGDKYGWSGILRGASMVFFAYIGFEATSTAAQESKNPQRDMPIGTLASLAICTVLYIAMAAVLTGLVPFAELGTSEPVVTAIRQHPELGWLRGIVEVGALIGLSSVVLVMIIAQPRIFMIMGRDGLMPKVFTTIHPKYRTPHINTVITGIGIALLAAVFPLNVLGDLTSMGTLVAFCAVCGGVMILRKTAPDLPRTFRVPWAPVTCVLGILSCIGLLWSMGVRNWVLMGVWTLLGLVMYMVYGYRHSRLKRSSGA, from the coding sequence ATGCTCCAGCAGTTACTCGCGAAGAAAGCGCCCCAAGCCGAGCCGGATGACGCGCACGGCCCCGCCCTGCGCCGCACGCTCGGTCCCTGGGGTCTCACCGCGCTGGGCATCGGCGCTGTCATCGGTGGCGGCATCTTCGTCATTACCGGCGTCGCCGCAGCAGAACACGCGGGGCCGGCGATCATCGTATCGTTCATCCTCGCGGCGATCTGCAGCACCTTCACAGCGCTGTGCTATGCCGAATTCGCTTCGATGATTCCCGTATCGGGCAGCGCCTATTCCTATGCCTATGCCACGCTCGGCGAAGGCGCCGCATGGTTCATCGGCTGGAATCTCATTCTCGAATACGGCGTCTCGGCCTCCGCGGTGGCGGTGAGTTGGACCGGCTACTTCGTCAGCCTGCTCGATCACATCGGCATCCACATCCCGCCAGCGCTGACCAATGCGCCCGTGGATTGGGTGGACGGGCATCTGGTGTTCACCGGCGCGCTGTTCAACCTGCCGGCCGTCGGCATCACCCTGGCGCTGACCTGGCTTTGCTACGTGGGCATCAAGGAATCCGCCGGCATCAACATGGCGATGGTGCTGCTCAAGACCGCACTGATCATCGTGGTGATCGTGGTGGGTGCGAGCCACATCGACACGGCGAACTGGCATCCCTTCATCCCCGAGAATCAGGGCGGCGACAAGTACGGCTGGTCGGGCATCCTACGTGGCGCGTCGATGGTCTTCTTCGCCTACATCGGCTTCGAGGCGACCTCCACGGCGGCACAGGAGTCGAAGAACCCGCAGCGCGACATGCCGATCGGCACGTTGGCCTCGCTCGCCATCTGCACGGTGCTGTACATCGCGATGGCCGCCGTGCTGACCGGTCTCGTTCCCTTCGCCGAACTCGGCACCTCGGAGCCGGTGGTCACAGCGATTCGTCAGCATCCGGAACTGGGCTGGCTGCGCGGCATCGTCGAAGTCGGCGCGCTTATCGGCCTCTCGTCCGTCGTGCTGGTGATGATCATCGCTCAGCCGCGCATCTTCATGATCATGGGCCGCGACGGCCTCATGCCGAAGGTGTTCACCACCATTCACCCGAAATACCGCACGCCGCACATCAACACGGTCATCACCGGCATCGGCATCGCCTTGCTCGCTGCGGTGTTCCCGCTCAACGTGCTGGGTGACCTCACCTCGATGGGCACGCTGGTCGCTTTCTGCGCCGTCTGCGGTGGCGTGATGATCCTGCGCAAGACCGCGCCGGATCTCCCGCGCACGTTCCGCGTGCCCTGGGCGCCGGTCACCTGCGTGCTCGGCATTCTGAGCTGCATCGGCCTGCTCTGGTCGATGGGCGTGCGCAACTGGGTGCTGATGGGCGTGTGGACCCTGCTCGGACTCGTGATGTACATGGTCTACGGCTACCGTCACAGCCGACTCAAGCGGAGCAGCGGCGCCTGA
- a CDS encoding 1,2-dihydroxy-3-keto-5-methylthiopentene dioxygenase, with protein MSRLRIYEDTRHDTPLAVYEDHAAIAAALNAVGVRFEQWEANQPIAPGASQDEVIAAYRQDIDRLMRENGYQAVDVISLKPDHPDRAAFRQKFLNEHTHSEDEVRFFVAGAGQFTLHLDGKVYEVLCEKGDLIGVPDGTPHWFDMSESPYFVAIRLFTNVEGWVAKFTGEDIAERFPRMTPHTSASTDL; from the coding sequence ATGAGTCGCCTGCGCATCTACGAAGACACCCGTCACGACACGCCCCTGGCCGTGTATGAAGACCACGCTGCTATCGCCGCGGCGTTGAACGCGGTTGGCGTGCGTTTCGAGCAATGGGAGGCCAACCAGCCGATCGCGCCCGGAGCAAGCCAGGACGAGGTCATTGCCGCGTACCGCCAGGACATCGACCGCCTTATGCGCGAGAACGGCTATCAAGCCGTTGACGTCATCAGCCTCAAGCCGGATCACCCGGACCGCGCCGCATTCCGCCAGAAGTTCCTGAACGAGCATACGCACAGCGAGGACGAAGTCCGTTTCTTCGTGGCTGGCGCTGGCCAGTTCACCTTGCATCTCGATGGCAAGGTCTACGAGGTGCTGTGCGAAAAAGGCGACCTGATCGGCGTGCCGGACGGCACGCCGCATTGGTTCGATATGAGCGAATCGCCCTACTTCGTGGCGATTCGCCTGTTTACCAACGTGGAAGGCTGGGTGGCGAAGTTTACCGGCGAGGATATTGCTGAGCGCTTCCCGCGCATGACCCCGCACACGTCGGCTTCGACTGATTTATAG
- a CDS encoding high-potential iron-sulfur protein, translated as MSQHDKNNEGRRRFLKVAAGGVAAATLLGTLPRNARAQDLPPLSPTDPTASALKYTEDASKAAGKKDPKDACFNCNFYQGKAGAARGPCQLFPGHSVAAKGWCVSHAVMI; from the coding sequence ATGTCGCAACACGATAAGAATAATGAAGGACGTCGCCGTTTCCTCAAGGTCGCGGCTGGCGGGGTGGCCGCCGCCACGCTCCTCGGCACCCTCCCACGGAACGCTCGGGCTCAGGATTTGCCGCCGTTGTCCCCGACCGACCCGACGGCCAGCGCGCTGAAGTACACCGAGGACGCCAGCAAGGCGGCCGGGAAGAAAGATCCCAAGGACGCTTGTTTCAACTGCAATTTCTACCAGGGCAAGGCGGGTGCCGCCCGTGGCCCGTGCCAGTTGTTCCCAGGGCATTCGGTGGCTGCCAAGGGCTGGTGCGTGTCGCACGCGGTCATGATCTAA
- a CDS encoding methylthioribulose 1-phosphate dehydratase — protein MSKPLPTAVSALLADRADAIAEAARELAAFGWTPATSSNFSMRIDDQLAAITISGRDKGRLGRDDIMVIDMNGKAVGSEYRPSAETGLHTQVYRRFPDANVVLHTHSRTQSVASRLFAAEGRVRLEGWELQKAIAGHTTHDSTLDIPVFPNTQHMPELEARVDAWIDAGKPLYAYLINGHGIYTWGHDMAEARRHLEALEFLLGCELDLRRLSP, from the coding sequence ATGTCGAAGCCTCTCCCCACCGCCGTCTCCGCCCTCCTCGCGGATCGAGCGGACGCCATTGCCGAAGCTGCCCGCGAGCTGGCCGCCTTCGGCTGGACGCCCGCCACGAGCAGTAACTTTTCGATGCGTATCGACGATCAGCTCGCCGCCATCACCATTTCCGGACGCGACAAGGGGCGTTTGGGTCGCGACGACATCATGGTGATCGACATGAACGGCAAGGCGGTGGGATCGGAATACCGCCCATCGGCGGAAACCGGGCTGCATACGCAGGTCTATCGACGCTTTCCGGATGCCAACGTCGTGTTGCACACCCACTCGCGCACGCAGAGCGTAGCGTCTCGGCTGTTCGCGGCGGAAGGTCGCGTGCGCCTCGAAGGCTGGGAATTGCAAAAGGCCATCGCTGGCCACACAACCCATGACAGCACGCTGGATATCCCTGTCTTCCCCAACACCCAGCACATGCCCGAGCTTGAGGCTCGTGTGGATGCCTGGATCGACGCCGGCAAGCCGTTGTACGCCTATCTCATCAACGGCCACGGCATCTACACCTGGGGCCATGACATGGCCGAAGCGCGCCGCCACCTCGAAGCCCTGGAATTCCTCCTCGGCTGCGAACTCGACCTACGGAGGCTTTCCCCATGA